DNA from Methylobacterium currus:
CGGGCTGGCGGCGGAACTTGCGCCAGAACTCAGACCAGGGGGTGCGGATGGCGCCGGACGTGGCGGCGACGGCTTGGGTGGCGGTGAGAGCGGTATCGGTCACGGCCGGCTCACTTGTAGCGGATGGTCGGGTTGATCAGCCCGTAGAGCAGGTCGACGACGAGGTTGATCAGGATGAATTCCAGCGAGAACATCAGCACCAGGGCCTGGATCACCGGATAGTCGCGCTGATTGACGGAATCGACGAGGAGGCGGCCGACGCCCGGCCAGTTGAACACCGCCTCGACCACGATCGAGCCGCCGAGCAGGAAGCCGAATTGCAGGCCCATCATGGTGACGACGGGGATCAGCGCGTTGCGCAGGCAGTGCTTGGCGATGACGACCCGTTCCCTCAAGCCCTTGGCCCGGGCGGTGCGAACGAAGTCCTCGCCCAGAACCTCCACGAACGAAGCGCGGGTGAAGCGCGCCATCACGGCGGCCACCGCCGCCCCGAGGGTCAGCGAGGGCAGGACGTAGTGCTTCCACGAGCCGGCGCCGACGGTCGGCAGCCAGCCCAGGCCGACGGAGAAGATCTGCATCAGGAGCATTCCGAGGGCGAAGGCCGGGAACGAGATGCCCGAGACCGCGAGCGTCATCCCGAGCCGGTCCGGCCACTCGTTGCGGTAGACCGCCGAGACGATCCCGATGACGAGCCCGAAGGCGACCGCCCAGGCCATGCTGGTCAGCGTCAGCAGCAGCGTCGGCATGAAGCGCTCGCCGATCTCGGCCGAGACCGGGCGGCGGGTGCGGATCGAGACGCCGACATCGCCCCGCGCCATGTTGAGGAAATAGCGGCCGAACTGCTCCGGCAGCGAGCGGTCGAGGCCGAGCTCGGCGCGCACCAGCTCCACCGTCTGCTGGTCGGCATCCTGTCCGGCGGCCAGCCGCGCGGGGTCGCCCGGCAGCATATGCACGAACAGGAAGACCAGCACCGCGACGATCGCGAGCGTCGGCAGGAGGCCGAGGAGCCGTTTGAGGAAGAAGGTCAGCATGGCGCCGGAACGGGGAGGGAGGGGGAGGGGGCTGCGCAGCGGCCGTGGGCGCCGCTGCGCAGCCCCCGAACGTCCTTACGGTGCGACCGCGACCTGGCGGCTGTCGATGTTGCCGTCCGGCATGACCACCACGCCCGACAGGCGGGACGAGGTGGCATAGAGGTTCTGCTCGACGACGAGGGGCGCCCAGGGCGCGTCCTTCATGATCTGCTCCTGCGCCTTGGCGTAGAGGCCGGCCTTCTCGGCGTCGCTCGTCGAGACCAGGGCCTTGGCGATCAGGGCGTCGACTTCCTGGTTGCTGTAATAGGCGGTGTTGTTGAGCTTCGGCGGCCAAGCCTCCGTCGACAGCAGCGGCCGCAGGGCCCAATCGGCCTCGCCGGTCGAGGACGACCAGCCGGCGTAGTAGAGGCGGACGCGCGCGGTCTTCGGGTCGGGGGCGGTCTGCACCCACTCGACGCGCTGGCCGGGCTCGAGGGCCTGGGTCTGCACCTTGATGCCGACCTGGGCGAGCTGCTGCTGCACGAACTGGATCGCCTTCTGCGCCGTGCTGGTGGTGTAGGCGCTCCACAGGGTGGTCTCGAAGCCGTTGCCGTAGCCGGCCTCCTTCAGGAGCTGGCGTGCCTTGGCCGGGTCGTAGGGCCAGGCCTGCATCGGGTGGGCGTACAGAACGCCGGCCGGCACGATGCCCTTGGCCGGACTGGCGTAGCCGCTGAACGCCACCTTGGCCAAGGCCTCCTTGTTGATGGCGTAGTTGATCGCCTGGCGCACGCGCGGATCGTCGAACGGCTTTTGCAGCATGTTCATGCTGATGTAGCGCTCGATGATCGAATCCTGCGCGATGACCTTCAGCTTCTTGTTGTCACCGAGGGCCTTGGCCTGCTCGTAGGGGAGCGGGAAGGCGAAATCGGCCTCGCCGGTCTGGAGCATCGCCGCGCGGGTGCCGTTCTCCGTCACCGGCTTCCAGGTGATGCTGTCGACCTTCGGCAGGCCGGCCTGCCAGTAGCCGGCGAACTTCGCGCCCTTGACCGAATCGGTCTGCTTCCACTCGACGAAGGTGAAGGGACCGGTTCCGACCGGATGGAAGGCGATGTCCTTGCCCCATTTCTGCAGCGCGGCCGGCGAGATCATCGCCGCGGAGGCGTGGGCGAGCGAGTTGATGAAGGGGCCGAAGGGTTCCTTCAGGGTGATGCGCACCGAGACCGGCGAGACGACCTCGATCGTCTTGATCCGGTTGAACTGGTTGTAGCGCGCCAGGCGATTCTCGGGGTTCAGCACCCGCTCCAGGTTCGCCTTCACGGCATTGCCGTCGAACGGCGTCCCGTCGTGGAATTTCACGCCCTCGCGCAGCTTGAAGGTGTAGGTGAGCCCGTCGGGCGAGACCTCGTAGCTCTCGGCCAGCACGTTCTGGACCTTCAGGTCCTTGTCGAACTCGAACAGGCCTTCGTAGAACGACTTGGTGACCGCGGTCGTGAGCGTGGTGTTGGTGTTGTAGGGGTCGAGCGTCTCGGGCTGGTTGCCGAGGACGAGAATGGGGTCGCCGGCGGCGAGCGCGGGGCCGAGAAGGCCGCAGAGCAGGCCGGTGGCGAGAAGCGAACGCAGGATCATGGGCTTCCTTCCTTATGGGATCTGTCAGGCCGCGAGGCCGCCGACGGCGTGGCGGGCGGCCCAGTGGCCGGGGCCGACCTCGACGAGGGGCGCCACCTCCGGCTCGTCGCCGAGCGCCCGGACCGGGCTCGGGATCTCGCCGGTGAGGAGACCGCGCGGCGTCGCGTGGCGCCGGGCCGGATCGGCCACCGGCACAGCGGCCATCAGCTTCTTCGTGTAGGGGTGCTGCGGATTCTCGAAGATCGCCCGGCGCGGCCCGATCTCGACGATCTGGCCGAGGAACATCACGGCGACCCGGTGGCTCACCCGCTCCACCACCGCCATGTCGTGCGAGATGAACAGGTAGGAGAGACCCAGCTCGCGCTGCAGGTCGAGCATCAGGTTGACGATCTG
Protein-coding regions in this window:
- the gsiC gene encoding glutathione ABC transporter permease GsiC, with the translated sequence MLTFFLKRLLGLLPTLAIVAVLVFLFVHMLPGDPARLAAGQDADQQTVELVRAELGLDRSLPEQFGRYFLNMARGDVGVSIRTRRPVSAEIGERFMPTLLLTLTSMAWAVAFGLVIGIVSAVYRNEWPDRLGMTLAVSGISFPAFALGMLLMQIFSVGLGWLPTVGAGSWKHYVLPSLTLGAAVAAVMARFTRASFVEVLGEDFVRTARAKGLRERVVIAKHCLRNALIPVVTMMGLQFGFLLGGSIVVEAVFNWPGVGRLLVDSVNQRDYPVIQALVLMFSLEFILINLVVDLLYGLINPTIRYK
- the gsiB gene encoding glutathione ABC transporter substrate-binding protein GsiB, which produces MILRSLLATGLLCGLLGPALAAGDPILVLGNQPETLDPYNTNTTLTTAVTKSFYEGLFEFDKDLKVQNVLAESYEVSPDGLTYTFKLREGVKFHDGTPFDGNAVKANLERVLNPENRLARYNQFNRIKTIEVVSPVSVRITLKEPFGPFINSLAHASAAMISPAALQKWGKDIAFHPVGTGPFTFVEWKQTDSVKGAKFAGYWQAGLPKVDSITWKPVTENGTRAAMLQTGEADFAFPLPYEQAKALGDNKKLKVIAQDSIIERYISMNMLQKPFDDPRVRQAINYAINKEALAKVAFSGYASPAKGIVPAGVLYAHPMQAWPYDPAKARQLLKEAGYGNGFETTLWSAYTTSTAQKAIQFVQQQLAQVGIKVQTQALEPGQRVEWVQTAPDPKTARVRLYYAGWSSSTGEADWALRPLLSTEAWPPKLNNTAYYSNQEVDALIAKALVSTSDAEKAGLYAKAQEQIMKDAPWAPLVVEQNLYATSSRLSGVVVMPDGNIDSRQVAVAP